In a genomic window of Rhododendron vialii isolate Sample 1 chromosome 12a, ASM3025357v1:
- the LOC131311479 gene encoding 4-coumarate--CoA ligase-like 9, translated as MANQNSNHSLPSSVDPHSGFCSQTKTYHSIRPHPPLPPQSLSLSVTDFTFSLLRQNNPSPPTPTPPALIDAATGRSIPYHELITLTKTLATSLHRRLGLARGDSAFVLSANSARVPVLYLALFSLGVVVSPSNPSSTPSEVSRQIELCEPVVAFVTGDVNEEIVSLFRRTIRLDSSEFESMMTARCEEFVRIEVGQNDTAAILYSSGTTGKFKGVELTHRNFISSLAGGQAVRTVRPSPAVILCAVPYFHVYGFLYSVRSVMMGESLVSIGKFDLVQMIKAIEGFRVTHVAVAPPVIVSMVNVCDWTNGHDLSSLEVVVSAGAPLTKALIERFKKRFPRVLLPQAYGLTESTAGISRMVDPIESQKIGASGRLVPYCQAKIVDVETGMSLPPFKQGELWLRGPSVMKGYVGDPEATSAILDSEGWLRTGDLCYFDSEGFLYVVDRLKELIKYKGYPVAPVELENLLQTHPDIVDVAVVPYPDEEAGQVPMAFIVKRPESIIDESHIKDFVARQVAPYKKIRRVSFIGSLPKNAPGKVLRKELIKLALSGVSSKL; from the exons ATGGCGAACCAAAACTCAAACCACTCTCTTCCATCCTCAGTTGATCCCCACAGCGGTTTCTGCTCCCAAACCAAAACCTACCACAGCATCAGACCCCACCCTCCTCTACCTCcccaatccctctctctctccgtcaccgacttcactttctctctcctccgccAGAACAACCCCTCGCCTCCAACCCCCACGCCACCCGCCCTCATCGACGCCGCCACCGGCCGCAGCATTCCCTACCACGAACTGATAACCCTCACCAAAACCCTTGCCACCTCCCTGCACCGCCGACTCGGCCTCGCCCGGGGCGACTCGGCGTTCGTCCTCTCCGCCAACTCGGCCCGCGTCCCGGTTCTCTACCTCGCCCTGTTCTCCCTCGGCGTCGTCGTTTCGCCCTCGAATCCGAGCAGCACGCCCTCGGAAGTATCGCGCCAGATCGAGCTGTGCGAACCGGTTGTTGCCTTCGTCACCGGTGACGTCAATGAGGAAATTGTATCGCTGTTCAGACGGACGATTCGTCTCGACTCGTCCGAGTTCGAGTCGATGATGACGGCTCGGTGCGAGGAGTTTGTCCGAATCGAAGTTGGTCAGAATGATACGGCCGCTATCCTGTATTCTTCTG GTACTACCGGGAAATTCAAAGGCGTGGAATTAACCCATCGAAATTTCATTTCGTCACTTGCCGGAGGCCAAGCTGTTCGGACGGTGAGACCCTCGCCGGCGGTGATCCTGTGTGCTGTCCCCTACTTCCACGTTTATGGGTTTCTTTATTCTGTGAGGTCGGTGATGATGGGTGAGAGTTTGGTGTCAATTGGGAAGTTTGATTTAGTGCAGATGATCAAAGCAATTGAAGGGTTCAGGGTCACTCACGTGGCGGTGGCCCCACCTGTCATCGTTAGTATGGTGAACGTTTGTGATTGGACGAACGGTCACGATTTGAGTTCATTGGAGGTGGTGGTGTCCGCTGGAGCTCCGCTTACAAAGGCGTTGATCGAGAGGTTTAAGAAGAGGTTTCCTAGAGTCCTATTACCGCAG GCATATGGATTGACCGAATCAACTGCCGGGATCTCGCGAATGGTGGATCCAATTGAAAGCCAAAAAATTGGGGCGTCAGGCCGTCTGGTGCCATATTGCCAAGCGAAAATAGTAGATGTTGAGACTGGCATGAGTTTACCTCCTTTCAAGCAAGGGGAACTTTGGCTTAGAGGCCCATCCGTAATGAAGG GCTATGTGGGTGACCCAGAAGCAACTTCAGCCATTTTGGATTCAGAGGGATGGCTAAGAACTGGGGACTTGTGTTATTTTGACAGTGAAGGATTCTTATATGTTGTGGACCGTCTTAAGGAGTTAATCAAGTACAAAGGCTATCCG GTTGCTCCAGTGGAGTTGGAAAATCTCCTTCAAACCCATCCAGACATTGTTGATGTGGCTGTAGTTCC GTACCCTGATGAGGAAGCAGGTCAAGTGCCCATGGCCTTTATCGTAAAACGGCCAGAGAGCATAATAGACGAATCACACATAAAGGATTTTGTTGCTAGACAG GTTG